One Thermithiobacillus tepidarius DSM 3134 genomic window, CGACGTGGCCGCCACCCTGAAGCAGAAGCTGGGCGAGGACATGCCGCCCTACGTCATCCTGGGCGCCTGCAATCCCAAGTTGGCTCACCAGGCCCTGAGCGCCGAGCGCGAGATCGGCCTGCTGCTGCCCTGCAACGTGGTGGTCTACCAGGATGACGCCGGCCAGGTGCACGTTTCCGCCATGGACCCGCAACCGGTGCTCAACATGGTCGGCAACCCCCGGGTCGAGCCCGTGGCCGCGCAGGTGCGCAGCCTGATTCAGGAGGCGCTGGAAGCGGTGTGAGCGCCGCCCGCCGGCGGCAGGAAAACACAAGGAGGCGGCCATGATGCACTACTGGGACGGTCATTGGGGCTGGGGCATGGGCTTCGTGGGCTGGATCCTGATGCTGCTCTTCTGGCTCGCGGTGCTCGGCCTGGCGGTTTGGCTCATCGTCTATCTTACCCGCGGGCAGGCGCGCGCCGGGCCGTCGGCGCTGGAGATCCTGAAGGAGCGCTACGCCCGCGGCGAGATCGACAAGGCCGAATACGAGCAGAAACGCAAGGATCTGCTGGAATAGCGCCGCCCGCCTTGGGCGGCTTGGAGTACAAGCAGCGGCGGCCGCGGCACGCGCCGCCATGCCGCCAGGAGGGCAACGCCGTGAAAAAGCTGATCCAGTTCACCGTCCTGAGCATGGTCCTCGCCCTGCCCCTGAACGGCTGGGCCGGCCCCAACCCCAATCAGGTCTTGCTGCAGCAACGCATCCAAGAGGCCCAGCAGCGGCTGGAGCGGGCGGAGCGCGCCCGCGGCGCCGAGCGCCAGCGCCTGATGCAGGAGCACATGCGCATGATGCAGGAAAACATGCAGATGCT contains:
- a CDS encoding SHOCT domain-containing protein — encoded protein: MMHYWDGHWGWGMGFVGWILMLLFWLAVLGLAVWLIVYLTRGQARAGPSALEILKERYARGEIDKAEYEQKRKDLLE
- a CDS encoding DUF302 domain-containing protein, whose translation is MLNTHQYGFGKTVQLSPEETEARVTEALKEKGFGVLTRIDVAATLKQKLGEDMPPYVILGACNPKLAHQALSAEREIGLLLPCNVVVYQDDAGQVHVSAMDPQPVLNMVGNPRVEPVAAQVRSLIQEALEAV